Proteins from one Cryptomeria japonica chromosome 4, Sugi_1.0, whole genome shotgun sequence genomic window:
- the LOC131874894 gene encoding ATP synthase subunit a-like: MTNGPLEEEEIKVFITLNSPLEQFAIIPSIPVKIGNSYSPFTNSPLFMLLTTGLVPLSVHSATKNGGNLEPNAWQSLVELIHDFVLNPVNEQIGGLSENVKQKSFPCIPVTFTFLSFRNPQGMIPYSFTVTSHFIITSGLSFSPFIGITLVGSQRNGLHLFSFLLPAGVPLPLAPFSVLPELIPYRFRALSSGIRLFANMMAGHSLVKISSGFARTMLCLNNIMYFSGGLGPLSIVFALTGPELGVAISQAYVFTISICIHPNDAINLHQLQFSIVMGLKLLSF; this comes from the coding sequence ATGACGAACGGCCCCCTAGAAGAGGAGGAGATAAAAGTATTTATTACGCTAAACAGCCCACTCGAGCAATTCGCCATTATCCCATCGATTCCTGTGAAGATAGGGAACTCGTATTCCCCATTCACAAATTCCCCTTTGTTCATGTTGCTAACTACCGGTTTAGTCCCGCTCTCGGTTCATTCCGCCACTAAGAACGGAGGAAACCTAGAACCAAATGCTTGGCAATCATTGGTAGAGCTTATTCATGATTTCGTGCTGAACCCGGTGAACGAACAAATAGGCGGTCTTTCTGAAAATGTGAAGCAAAAGTCTTTCCCCTGCATCCCGGTCACTTTCACGTTTTTGTCATTCCGTAATCCCCAAGGTATGATACCATATAGCTTCACAGTGACAAGTCATTTCATCATTACTTCGGGTCTCTCTTTTTCGCCCTTTATTGGAATTACTCTAGTGGGATCTCAAAGAAATGGGCTTCATCTCTTCAGCTTCTTATTACCCGCGGGAGTACCACTGCCGTTAGCACCTTTCTCAGTACTCCCTGAGCTAATCCCTTATCGTTTCCGCGCATTAAGCTCAGGAATACGTTTATTCGCTAATATGATGGCTGGTCATAGTTTAGTAAAGATCTCAAGTGGGTTCGCTCGGACTATGCTGTGTCTGAATAACATAATGTATTTCTCAGGAGGTCTTGGTCCTCTATCAATCGTTTTCGCACTGACCGGTCCGGAATTAGGTGTGGCTATATCACAAGCTTATGTCTTTACAATCTCAATTTGTATTCACCCGAATGACGCTATAAATCTTCATCAACTCCAATTCAGTATAGTAATGGGCCTCAAGCTCCTTTCTTTCTAG